One genomic window of Salvia miltiorrhiza cultivar Shanhuang (shh) chromosome 4, IMPLAD_Smil_shh, whole genome shotgun sequence includes the following:
- the LOC131021894 gene encoding DELLA protein GAI-like: protein MKRGRDRGKREEAGSAIKTWAEEKQAGAGMDELFAVLGYKVKSSEMAEVAEKMEQLEMAMGSAFLSDDTVHYNPSDLSGWVDSMLTISNQHGSSSSTPTTTAKFIRDDDLRAIPGGAIFSNSVSTKRLKFHENGEAAEEEEAARPVVLQEAGVRLVHGLMACAEAVQQDNLKLADALVKHVGILAVSQVGAMRRVATYFAEALARKIYKIFPPDSSYSDMLQMHFYETGPYLKFAHFTANQAILEAFNGAARVHVIDFGLKQGMQWPALMQALALRPGGPPAIRLTGIGPPQPDNTDALQQVGWKLAQLAETIGVEFEFRGFVTNSLADLDADMVVGAGQVDAVAVNSVYELHRLLGRPGAIQKVLSLIKAVRPKIVTVVEQEGNHNGNVFVDRFNEALHYYSTMFDSLETAGLTQPDSHDSLMTEVYLGRQICNVVACEGAERVERHETLPQWRARFNSVGFRPVHLGSNAFKQASMLLALFAGGDGYRVEENEGCLMLGWHTRPLIATSAWRL, encoded by the coding sequence ATGAAACGAGGTCGTGATCGTGGAAAGAGGGAGGAGGCGGGGTCCGCCATCAAGACGTGGGCGGAAGAGAAGCAGGCGGGCGCCGGAATGGATGAGCTATTCGCCGTGTTGGGCTACAAAGTGAAATCATCTGAAATGGCGGAAGTCGCGGAGAAGATGGAGCAGTTGGAGATGGCAATGGGGTCGGCCTTTCTCTCCGACGATACGGTTCACTACAACCCCTCCGATCTCTCCGGTTGGGTGGACAGCATGCTCACCATCTCCAACCAGCACGGATCTTCCTCGTCCActcccaccaccaccgccaAGTTCATCCGCGACGACGATCTCCGAGCTATTCCTGGCGGTGCCATTTTCAGCAACAGCGTCTCCACTAAACGACTCAAATTTCATGAAAATGGtgaggcggcggaggaggaggaggcggcgcgGCCGGTGGTGCTGCAGGAAGCGGGAGTGAGGCTCGTCCACGGCTTGATGGCGTGCGCGGAGGCCGTGCAGCAGGACAACCTAAAATTGGCCGATGCACTGGTCAAACATGTCGGAATTTTAGCCGTCTCGCAGGTCGGCGCCATGAGGAGGGTGGCCACCTACTTCGCGGAGGCGCTGGCCCGAAAGATTTACAAGATTTTCCCGCCGGATTCCTCCTACTCGGATATGTTGCAGATGCATTTCTACGAAACGGGCCCGTATCTCAAATTCGCGCATTTCACGGCGAATCAGGCCATTCTGGAAGCGTTCAATGGAGCTGCGAGGGTTCATGTAATCGATTTCGGGTTGAAACAGGGGATGCAGTGGCCCGCTTTGATGCAGGCTTTGGCCCTGCGGCCAGGCGGGCCGCCGGCGATTAGGCTGACGGGTATCGGGCCCCCGCAGCCCGATAACACAGACGCTCTGCAGCAGGTGGGTTGGAAGCTAGCTCAGCTGGCGGAGACAATTGGGGTGGAATTCGAGTTTCGAGGCTTCGTGACGAATTCCCTGGCTGATCTGGACGCAGATATGGTAGTCGGGGCGGGGCAGGTGGATGCGGTGGCGGTGAATTCGGTGTACGAGCTCCACCGGCTGTTGGGGCGGCCCGGTGCAATCCAGAAAGTCCTGAGTTTGATAAAAGCGGTGAGGCCGAAAATCGTGACGGTGGTGGAGCAGGAAGGGAATCACAATGGGAATGTTTTTGTGGACAGGTTTAACGAGGCGCTGCACTACTACTCCACCATGTTCGACTCGCTCGAGACGGCCGGGTTGACTCAGCCGGACAGCCACGACTCGCTCATGACGGAGGTCTACTTGGGGCGCCAGATATGCAACGTGGTGGCCTGCGAAGGGGCGGAGCGAGTGGAGCGCCACGAGACGCTGCCGCAGTGGCGGGCAAGGTTCAACTCGGTGGGCTTCCGCCCCGTCCACCTCGGCTCCAATGCCTTCAAGCAGGCCAGCATGCTGCTAGCTCTCTTCGCCGGCGGGGATGGATATAGGGTGGAGGAGAATGAGGGTTGCTTGATGCTGGGTTGGCACACTCGCCCGCTCATCGCCACCTCCGCCTGGCGCCTCTGA